ACATCGTTGATGGCGAGCAAAGTATGGATCCAGGTATGCCTGAATCGTTTAACGTATTGACCAAAGAAATCAAATCATTGGGTATCAATATTGAGCTAAAACAAACCCATTAAGAATATCTGGCTGAATTAACATTAATTCAGCCAGTCAGTAACCTTAATGGTTAGCTAAAAGCAGCATGGCCCATCGCTGCTGCTTTTAGCCATTTATCTCAACCCTATTCATTGCCTTCATTCATTTTGTCAGCGCTGTGTTATATGGCACTAATAGTTCATTGGCCTGACACTGACAGATGATTATAAAGATAACGGAGAAGCAACTTGAAAGATTTACTCGATATCATGCAAAGCCCTACCAGCAATGGTAACCATGAGTTTGATAGTATTCAAATTACTCTAGCCTCACCTGACGTTATTAAGTCATGGTCGCATGGTGAAGTTAAAAAACCTGAAACCATTAACTATCGTACCTTTAAGCCTGAGCGTGACGGTCTATTTTGTGCCAAAATTTTTGGACCGGTAAAAGACTTTGAATGTCTATGCGGTAAGTATAAGCGTCGTAAATTCCAAGGCGTTATCTGTGAAAAATGTGGCGTTGAAGTCACTACTGCTAAAGTACGCCGTGATCGCATGGGTCATATTGACCTAGCCAGTCCGGTTGCGCATATTTGGTTCTTAAAATCATTACCCAGCCGTATTGGTTTATTACTTGATATGACCTTGCGTGATATCGAGCGGGTTCTTTATTTTGAAAGCTACATCGTTACTGAGCCAGGTTTGACCAGCTTAGAAAAGTATCAATTGCTTGATGATGAAGATTATTTCAGAGCGCTAGAAGAATTCGGCGATGAATTCGTTGCTAAGATGGGTGCCGAAGCCGTACGCGATCTGTTAAAAGATATCGACTTAGATCTTGAGATTGATGAGCTGCGTGAAGCCATTCCGCAAACAGGTTCTGAGACTAAGCTTAAAAAGATGTCTAAGCGTCTGAAATTATTAGAAGCCTTCCGTGATTCCAATAATAAACCTGAATGGATGGTGATGACCATCTTGCCAGTATTACCACCAGATTTACGCCCGCTCGTACCACTAGAAGGCGGACGTTTTGCAACCTCAGATCTAAACGATCTCTATCGTCGCGTTATTAACCGTAACAACCGTCTGAAGCGTTTACTTGAGCTAAGTGCCCCTGATATCATTGTGCGTAACGAAAAACGTATGCTACAAGAATCAGTGGATGCCTTGCTTGATAACGGTCGTCGTGGTCGCGCGATTACTGGTAGTAATAAACGCCCGTTGAAATCTTTGGCTGATATGATCAAGGGTAAACAAGGTCGTTTCCGCCAAAACTTGTTGGGTAAACGTGTGGATTACTCTGGCCGTTCGGTCATCGTAGTTGGTCCAACGCTGCGTTTGCATCAGTGTGGTTTGCCGAAGAAAATGGCACTTGAGCTATTCAAACCCTTTACTTACAACAAGCTGTTATCACACGGCTTGGCAACCACGATTAAAGCGGCCAAGAAAATGGTCGAACGTGAAGAGCCACAAGTGTGGGATATGCTAGCGATGGTTATTCGTGAGCATCCAGTACTTCTTAACCGTGCGCCAACGCTTCACCGTTTGGGCTTGCAAGCATTTGAGCCAGTATTAATCGAAGGAAAAGCGATCCAGTTGCATCCGCTGGTTTGTACTGCCTTTAACGCTGACTTTGATGGGGACCAAATGGCGGTTCATGTGCCATTGACTCTAGAAGCGCAGCTTGAATCACGTGCCTTGATGATGTCTACCAATAACATCTTGTCACCTGCTAATGGTGATCCAATCATCGTACCATCACAAGATGTGGTATTAGGTCTGTATTACATTAGCCGCTCATCAGTGAACGCGCAAGGCGAAGGCATGATTTTTGCCACCGTCAATGAAGCATTGCGTGCGATCGGCTCTAACGATTTACATGTGAACGCCAAAATCAGAGTGCGGGTTACTGAAACCCATATCGATGAAGAAGGCAATCACACTAAAGAGATCAGCATCAAAGATACGGTTGCCGGTCGCCTGTTAATCTGGAACATCATGCCGGTAGGTATGGCGTTTGAAGAGTGTAATCAAGAGATGACTAAGAAAAATATCTCGCGCTTGATTAACTCTTGCTATCGTAAGATGGGTGTTAAAGACAGTGTTATGTTCGCTGACCAATTAATGTATCTTGGTTTCGCACAAGCAACACTATCTGGGGTATCGATTGGTCTAGATGACATGGTTATTCCGCCGATGAAAAAACAAATCATCGAAGTTGCTGAAGCTGAAGTTCGTGAAATTGAAGATCAATTCGAGCAAGGTTTTGTGACTGCTGGTGAGCGCTATAATAAAGTAGTCGATATCTGGTCACGTACTAATGACAAAGTCGCTAAAGCGATGATGGATAACCTGGCCATTGATACTGTTATTAATGCCAAGGGTGAAAAAGAAGAACAGAAGTCTTTTAACTCTATCTTTATCATGTCAGATTCTGGTGCTCGTGGTAGTGCCGCACAGATTCGTCAGTTAGCGGGTATGCGTGGTTTGATGGCCAAGCCGGATGGCTCAATTATTGAGACCCCGATTAAAGCCAACTTCCGTGAAGGCTTGACCGTACTTCAGTACTTCATCTCGACTCATGGCGCGCGTAAAGGTCTAGCTGATACCGCATTGAAAACGGCTAACTCAGGTTATCTAACCCGTCGTTTGGTTGACGTGGCACAAGATTTGGTTATCACTAGTGATGACTGTGGTACGGACCAAGGCTTGCTCATGACGCCGCACATTCAAGGTGGCGAGATCATTGAAAAGCTTGGCGACTTGGTATTAGGCCGTGTGACCGCTCGTGATGTGACTTATAACGATAACGTCGATAAAATCTTGATACCAGTCGGTACCTTGATTGATGAGCATTGGGTTGATGTACTCGATGACAATGCGATTGATGATATCTGGGTACGTTCAGTGATTACTTGTGACATCGCCCATGGCGTTTGCTCACAGTGCTATGGTCGTGACTTGGCCCGTGGTCATAAAGTTAATATCGGCGAGTCAGTCGGTGTTATGGCAGCCCAGTCTATCGGTGAGCCCGGTACCCAGTTAACCATGCGTACTTTCCACGTGGGCGGGGCAGCGAGCTCAGCTTCTGTGGACAACAGCATCTCTGTCCGTAATGGTGGCCAAGTACATTTTGAAAATATGAAAACCGTTGAGCATATTGATGGCCATTTGGTTATCGTATCGCGCTCAGCGGAAATCGCATTAACCGATGAGTTAGGTCGCGAGCGTGAGCGTTATAAAGTACCTTATGGCTCAAGCGTATTAGTGAAAAGCGAAGATCATGTTGAAGGTGGTCAAACTATCGCTAAATGGGATCCGCACACGCATCCTATTATTACTGAATTTGCGGGTAAAGCACGCTTCAGTGATATTACCGATGGTCTGACAGCGACTGTAAAAGTTGATGATGCCACTGGTATGAGCTCGTTTGAGATTCTTGCCAATCGTGACCGTTCAAGTTCAGCAAAAGACTTACGTCCAGCTATTATCTTGAATACTGACGCTGGCAAAGAAGTGGTTTACTTCTTACCTGCTGAAACTATCATTCGAGTTGGCGATGGTGAAGAAGTGGCTGCAGGTTCAATTCTGGGCCGCGTACCACAAGCGTCTTCAGGTACTAAAGATATTACCGGTGGCCTACCACGGGTTGCTGATTTGTTCGAAGCACGTCGTCCAAAAGATCACGCTATCATGGCAGAAATGACTGGTGTCGTGAGCTTCGGTAAAGAAACCAAAGGCAAAAATCGCTTTATTATCACCAATGAAGACGGTGAGATTCATGAAGAGCTGATTCCAAAATGGCGTCAAATTAACGTCTTTGAAAACGAGACGGTAGCGCGCGGTGAAGTGATCGCTGATGGTCCACAAAACCCACATGATATCCTGCGTCTGAAAGGCCAAACGGCACTTGCTGACTACATCGTTAACGAAGTACAAGATGTCTACCGCTTGCAAGGTGTGAAAATCAACGACAAGCACATCGAAGTTATTATTCGTCAGATGTTGCGTAAAGTTGAAATCACCGATGGTGGCGACTCAAGCCACTTCAAAGGTGATCAGGTTGAGTATGCTGATTTAAAAGCAATGAATACTAAGCTGGTTGCAGAAGATAAATTCCCAATCCAGTATGAGCGTCAATTGCTTGGTATTACTAAGGCTAGTCTAGCGACTGAGAGCTTTATCTCAGCGGCATCTTTCCAAGAAACTACCCGTGTCCTAACTGCTGCTGCCGTTACAGGTAAAGTGGATGAGCTACGCGGTCTCAAAGAAAACGTAGTTGTTGGTCGTTTGATTCCTGCTGGTACTGGTCTTGCCTATCATAAAGCGCGTAAAGAAAAAGCAGAACAGAAACTACATGACAAAGATATTAATGCAGCATTTGATATGACAACTGCTAACAGCGATAGTAAAGACTTCTCTAGCTTTGATGAAGCCTTTGCTCAAGAGTTGAATCAAGGCAGCCAGTCTGAATAACTCTACGTTAATTTAGATAGGCTCAAGCCGAACAGTAAGCATGATATAAAAAAGCCAGCCTCGTCGCTGGCTTTTTTATACCCTTAAAAAAGTGAAAAAAATCGTCATTATAGCCAAGAAAATAGTACACTAAAAAATCAGCTTTATAAGTCGTGGCTGTTTTTGATTAATATGAGCTCATCATTAATATAAGGATAAAAGGCGTATGGCAGGTAAAACTCGCGTTGCCAAATATCAGGCGGATCGTACCAATCAAAAGCTCTATTTCTGTCGTTTAGCCTGTCAAGCTGCAGGCAGTAGTAATGATAAGCAGCATTATCAAGCCCAATGTGAGACCGCCATCTTTCATTTACACGGGTCTTTTTTAGCATTCTTACAAGAATTAGGGCATTTTTATGGCTTAACCATGACAGCGCCAACCTTAGCAGATATCGAGCAAGCACTTAGCGAGCGTACGCAAGTCTCACCAGAAGTACAGCGCCTACAGCAATTACAACAGCAAGGGTTCTTAGCGAATATAGAACGTGCTTACCAACGTTGTTTATACGCGGTCTTGCCTGATAATTCAGTCGATGAGAGTGTTAGTACGGCTGGGAAGGAGTCACAAGATTTGATCGTTAACGTGGTTACTTTGTCGAATCAATGGTTACCGGATGACGCAACGATACGTGAATGGCGGCAGCAATTTTTAGAGCTTATTGAGCAACTGCGCGCAGGTATGGTGGAATTTTAAAAGCCGACTTGCATACTATGGTTAAAATACCTTAAAAACGCTAGGGTACTGCTGATATAAGCTTTTTGCAGCCTCTGTCTGCGTAGGCACAGCAAGCAAGAAAAACGTATGCCAGCAGTAGGTTATGTCTCGATATTACTTTTCATTGACTATATTAGCTTATTCTGGCATTGGTGGCATGCGTTTGGCCGGAGTTGGGGTTAATAGGTTCTTCGGAACACTAGTCTCACTAGTAGGTTTTGTCTGCTCTGGCTTTTCTGAATTATCCGACTCTGCAGTAGGTTTGGGTTCAGGCGCTCTGCGTTGTTGAGCTGTCGGTTTAACCAGCTTTGCGGCGGCACTCTCATTACCTTCTCCATTATCACGAGTGACAATACCATCGTCAGTCATTTCTATTACTTGTTGCTGTTGTTTTTTTGACTTGGCACGGTTACTGATTGATACCCATTGATACGGAGTGTCTTTGAGTTGGGCTTTCATAAAGTCTATCCATACCGGTAACGCTGCCACACCACCATATTCACGGCGACCAAGGGTTGATGGTCGATCAAAGCCCATCCATACGACAGTAGCATTGGTAGGATGAAACCCTGCAAACCAAGCATCTTTAGCGTCGTTAGTCGTACCAGTTTTGCCACCAATGTCATCACGTCCTAAAGCCTGGGCACGAACAGCAGTACCACGTTGCACCACATCTCTTAAAATATCTGCCATATCATAAGCCACTTGTGGTTTTAGGATTCTCGGTGCTTGAGTGGCAGGTATATACTGCACCGTTGGTGCTTTTAAACGATCTGCTGCTGGACTGGCATCATAGAGACTTAGATTAATAGCCTTATTGTTCTGTTGAGCATTAGCTGGTTCTTGACCTTCACTATTTTCTAACTTCTGTTCTTCAGCAGCTAATTTTTCTGCTTCAATAAGGTTGTCACGCTCTTCAATTAGAGTTTGGTTGCGCTTATCGATTTGCTCATTAAAGCATAAAGCACAAGCCTGCTGTGGATTGGCTTGGAACAACAACTTATTATCATAGTTATAAATTTGTTCAATAAAATAAGGTTGAATACGGTGGCCACCATTGGCAAAGGTCGCATAGGCGGTGGCCATTTGTAGCGGGGTTGCTTGTCCAGTACCAAGCGCCAATGACAGCGTTGTTGGTAGCTTTTCTTTATCCAAACCAAACTGATCTAATAAGTTGCGAGCATCTGAAATACCAATGGCTTGCAGTAAACGAATAGAGACCAGATTACGAGACAGATATAGGCCACGGCGCAAGGTAATGTCCCCTAAAAAACGGCCATCAGAGTTCTTAGGCTTCCAATCACCTACCTGAAGAGGACGATCTGAGACAATACTATCGGGACGGTAGCCTTTTTCTAGCGCACTAGTGTAGACCAGTGGTTTAATGGTTGAACCTGGCTGCCGCCAACCTTGCAGTGCCCGGTTAAATTTACTGTGGTTAAAGTCAAAACCACCAACTAAAGCGTTGACTGCACCATTTTCAGGATTTAGAGAAACTAAGCTACCCTGTATATCAGGTATTTGTGCCAACTGCCAGTTACCGTTAGCGGTTGGTATCAATCGAATAATGTCGTTCTCACTGACGATTTGCCCGGCATTATTGGGATAGTAACCGATTCGATCCGCCGAAAAATGTTTGCGTGCCCAGCTCATACCTGACCAACTAACGGTCACACTTTCACCAGAGAGTATGGTCGCCTCAAAACTGCGAGAATTGATTTTGGTGACTTTGGCAGGAGACATGTTGGCGTAACGGCGGAAATTTTCAAGCGGTTCGTCATTGGCTTCAGGACCACGCCAGCCATGACGATGATCATAAGCGACCAGCCCTGTTAGTATAGCGGCTTCCGCATCTGACTGAGCTTTGCTATCTACTGTAGTACGTACTCGCCACCCACCATTCATTACTTGCTTACCATAACGGCTAACCAGTGCATAACGGGCCATTTCTGCCAAATACGGCATATTAACATCCAGCTTTTCTTGGTATAGATTAATACCAACTGGGGAGTTAATGGCTTCATCATGTTGAGCTTTACTGATATAACCAAGTTCATGCATGCGACCAATAATCCAGTTACGCCGAATAAGTGCGCGGCTAGGATTGGCAACGGGGTTATACTTCGAAGGGGCTTTTGGCAGACCTGCCAGCATGGCTACTTCAGCAATAGTAAGGCTATCCAAGGACTTGCTATAATATTTTTTAGCAGCGGCGCGGACACCATAGGCCCCTTCACCTAAGTAAATTTTATTGACATAGAGAGTCAAAATATCATTTTTGCTCAGCTCGTCTTCTATTTTACGGGCCAAAAACAGCTCAGTAAGCTTGCGATTTAAGGTGCGATCTGGGCTCAAAAAATAGTTCTTGGCCACCTGCATCGTAATCGTTGAGCCGCCGGTTTGGCTATCATCATCAGTAACCACTTCGGTAACCGCACGACCCAAGCCTTTTATACTAATACCGCTATGCTGAAAGAAGGAAGCATCTTCTGCCGCCAAAAAAGCATGGGTTAGGTCTCTAGGAATCTCTTCAAAAGTGATGGGCAGGGACAAACGATTACCATACTGACCAATCAGTTTGTTGTCGCGGCTGTAGATCTGTAGTGGCATTTCTAAACTTGCAATCTTAATCTCTTGGATGCTAGGTAGGGTTGGTGATATGTACATCGCCATACCATAAAATCCGATAGGTACCGCCAGTGCTAAGATCACGGCCAGTGCTAGACAGGCAATGAA
The sequence above is a segment of the Psychrobacter sp. PL19 genome. Coding sequences within it:
- the rpoC gene encoding DNA-directed RNA polymerase subunit beta': MKDLLDIMQSPTSNGNHEFDSIQITLASPDVIKSWSHGEVKKPETINYRTFKPERDGLFCAKIFGPVKDFECLCGKYKRRKFQGVICEKCGVEVTTAKVRRDRMGHIDLASPVAHIWFLKSLPSRIGLLLDMTLRDIERVLYFESYIVTEPGLTSLEKYQLLDDEDYFRALEEFGDEFVAKMGAEAVRDLLKDIDLDLEIDELREAIPQTGSETKLKKMSKRLKLLEAFRDSNNKPEWMVMTILPVLPPDLRPLVPLEGGRFATSDLNDLYRRVINRNNRLKRLLELSAPDIIVRNEKRMLQESVDALLDNGRRGRAITGSNKRPLKSLADMIKGKQGRFRQNLLGKRVDYSGRSVIVVGPTLRLHQCGLPKKMALELFKPFTYNKLLSHGLATTIKAAKKMVEREEPQVWDMLAMVIREHPVLLNRAPTLHRLGLQAFEPVLIEGKAIQLHPLVCTAFNADFDGDQMAVHVPLTLEAQLESRALMMSTNNILSPANGDPIIVPSQDVVLGLYYISRSSVNAQGEGMIFATVNEALRAIGSNDLHVNAKIRVRVTETHIDEEGNHTKEISIKDTVAGRLLIWNIMPVGMAFEECNQEMTKKNISRLINSCYRKMGVKDSVMFADQLMYLGFAQATLSGVSIGLDDMVIPPMKKQIIEVAEAEVREIEDQFEQGFVTAGERYNKVVDIWSRTNDKVAKAMMDNLAIDTVINAKGEKEEQKSFNSIFIMSDSGARGSAAQIRQLAGMRGLMAKPDGSIIETPIKANFREGLTVLQYFISTHGARKGLADTALKTANSGYLTRRLVDVAQDLVITSDDCGTDQGLLMTPHIQGGEIIEKLGDLVLGRVTARDVTYNDNVDKILIPVGTLIDEHWVDVLDDNAIDDIWVRSVITCDIAHGVCSQCYGRDLARGHKVNIGESVGVMAAQSIGEPGTQLTMRTFHVGGAASSASVDNSISVRNGGQVHFENMKTVEHIDGHLVIVSRSAEIALTDELGRERERYKVPYGSSVLVKSEDHVEGGQTIAKWDPHTHPIITEFAGKARFSDITDGLTATVKVDDATGMSSFEILANRDRSSSAKDLRPAIILNTDAGKEVVYFLPAETIIRVGDGEEVAAGSILGRVPQASSGTKDITGGLPRVADLFEARRPKDHAIMAEMTGVVSFGKETKGKNRFIITNEDGEIHEELIPKWRQINVFENETVARGEVIADGPQNPHDILRLKGQTALADYIVNEVQDVYRLQGVKINDKHIEVIIRQMLRKVEITDGGDSSHFKGDQVEYADLKAMNTKLVAEDKFPIQYERQLLGITKASLATESFISAASFQETTRVLTAAAVTGKVDELRGLKENVVVGRLIPAGTGLAYHKARKEKAEQKLHDKDINAAFDMTTANSDSKDFSSFDEAFAQELNQGSQSE
- a CDS encoding DUF6586 family protein — translated: MAGKTRVAKYQADRTNQKLYFCRLACQAAGSSNDKQHYQAQCETAIFHLHGSFLAFLQELGHFYGLTMTAPTLADIEQALSERTQVSPEVQRLQQLQQQGFLANIERAYQRCLYAVLPDNSVDESVSTAGKESQDLIVNVVTLSNQWLPDDATIREWRQQFLELIEQLRAGMVEF
- a CDS encoding penicillin-binding protein 1A — encoded protein: MTKKNAIVRLINFLVGLFIACLALAVILALAVPIGFYGMAMYISPTLPSIQEIKIASLEMPLQIYSRDNKLIGQYGNRLSLPITFEEIPRDLTHAFLAAEDASFFQHSGISIKGLGRAVTEVVTDDDSQTGGSTITMQVAKNYFLSPDRTLNRKLTELFLARKIEDELSKNDILTLYVNKIYLGEGAYGVRAAAKKYYSKSLDSLTIAEVAMLAGLPKAPSKYNPVANPSRALIRRNWIIGRMHELGYISKAQHDEAINSPVGINLYQEKLDVNMPYLAEMARYALVSRYGKQVMNGGWRVRTTVDSKAQSDAEAAILTGLVAYDHRHGWRGPEANDEPLENFRRYANMSPAKVTKINSRSFEATILSGESVTVSWSGMSWARKHFSADRIGYYPNNAGQIVSENDIIRLIPTANGNWQLAQIPDIQGSLVSLNPENGAVNALVGGFDFNHSKFNRALQGWRQPGSTIKPLVYTSALEKGYRPDSIVSDRPLQVGDWKPKNSDGRFLGDITLRRGLYLSRNLVSIRLLQAIGISDARNLLDQFGLDKEKLPTTLSLALGTGQATPLQMATAYATFANGGHRIQPYFIEQIYNYDNKLLFQANPQQACALCFNEQIDKRNQTLIEERDNLIEAEKLAAEEQKLENSEGQEPANAQQNNKAINLSLYDASPAADRLKAPTVQYIPATQAPRILKPQVAYDMADILRDVVQRGTAVRAQALGRDDIGGKTGTTNDAKDAWFAGFHPTNATVVWMGFDRPSTLGRREYGGVAALPVWIDFMKAQLKDTPYQWVSISNRAKSKKQQQQVIEMTDDGIVTRDNGEGNESAAAKLVKPTAQQRRAPEPKPTAESDNSEKPEQTKPTSETSVPKNLLTPTPAKRMPPMPE